The Fervidobacterium pennivorans DNA segment AAAATAAGAAAAGAAGTCTTGGATGCGATCGACCAGGTTATTTTGGATGGAAGAGTTATACTTGGACCAAGTGTTGAAAAGTTTGAAAAAGAACTTGCAGAATATTTAGATGTTAAACATGCAATTGGGGTAGCTAACGGTAGTGACGCGCTTGTTATTTCGCTCCATGCTATTGGAATAGAAAAGGGTGAAAAGGTTGTAACCACTCCTTACACTTTCTTTGCTACTGCCTCGTGTATTGTTCGCAACGGAGGTATTCCTGTATTTGTCGATGTTGAACCCGATACTTACAACATAGACCTGAACCAGGTAGAACAAGTGTTAAAGAAAGAAGAGATAAAAGTTGTAATCCCAGTACATCTATTCGGTCGCACTGTTGATTTTGAAAAATTGGACTTCCTAAAACAAAAGTTTGGTGTTAAAATATTGGAGGATGCCGCACAATCTATAGGAAGCGAAGGGAAAATCGGCAATATTGTCAAAAAATCAGGAACCTTTGGCGATATTGGCATTTTTTCTTTTTTCCCAACTAAAAACCTTGGAGCTTATGGAGATGCAGGAGCGATAGTGACAAATGACGACCAGCTTGCTGAACGTGCACGAATGCTTAGACAACATGGCTCTAAGAAAAAGTATTATCACGAAATGATAGGCTACAATTCAAGACTTGATTCAATTCATGCTGCAATACTTAGCATCAAACTTAGGCACTTAGAAGAATGGACCCAAAGGAGAATAGAAATAGCGAAAACATATCAACGACTTTTTGAAGAAAAGAAACTCCCAATAAAGTATCCAAAGGTTGAAGAAAAAGGTTACAGAAGCCACGTTTACCATCAATATGTTGTTGAATTCGAAGACGAAAAAACAAGAGACAGAGTCAGAGACCACCTAACGAAGAATGAAATTGGAACAGCACTTTACTATCCATTACCTTTGCATTTACAAAAATGTTTCGCTGAGTATGGGTACAAACAAGGTGATTTTCCTGTCGCAGAAAAATTATCTAAGACAACACTTGCGCTCCCGATATTTCCAGAACTTACAGATGAAGAAATTCAGTTTGTAGTAGAAAAGATAAGCGAGGTGTTATAAGATGGCAGAAATTATTAGTGATGCACAGAAAGAACAATTTTTACAGACATTAGAGAACTTTGTTAGAAGATACCTGCGAGTCAAAGAAACCATAAAAGAACTCAACAAAGAGAGAAAGGACCTTGAAGACGCCATTATTCAAATGGTTGAAGGCACTGACATTGACCATATAATAGTTGATGGCGTTGTTGTAGAGTTTGAAAACAGAACAAAAATTAAGTTGAAATAAGTATAAAAACCAAGCTGGGAAACAGACAAAAAAAAGAAAAAGTTTCCCAGCAAAAATTCCCAAAATCTTAGCGTGGGGGGAAAAGAGTATGGAGAGTATCAACAGGTATTTCGGTATCTCACAAGCAGGTTCTACGGTTCGCAAAGAAGTTGTAGCCGGTATTACCACTTTCCTGACGATGGCATACATCGTCTTTGTCAACCCTTCCATCCTAGTTCAAGCAGTCCCAGGAGTTTTTGACCAAACAGGTAAGATTATTGACCAAGCTCTTTACAACTCATACTATGGTGCATTTATGGTTGCAACCATCGTAGGTGGTGCTATTGCAACACTCATTATGGGACTTTACGCGAATTACCCATTCGCACTTGCACCTGGTATGGGGCTCAATGCGTATTTCACCTACACGGTTTGTTTAAAACTTGGAATTCCTTGGCAGTTAGCTTTAACAGCTGTCTTCATTGAAGGACTTATCTTTGTTTTTCTGACGGTTACAGGCGCGAGAGCATTTGTAGCGAGAGCCGTTCCACAACCGGTTAAGGCAGCAACAGGTGCCGGTATAGGCCTTTTTATAGCACTTATAGGTCTTAAAAACGCAGGAATCGTAATGCCTGACCCTGTGACTGCCGTCACACTTGGACATTTAAATAGACCTCATACATTATTGGCGATTCTTGGCTTCTTTATAACTGTAGTTCTTTTCGCATTAAACGTTCCAGGTTCGAT contains these protein-coding regions:
- a CDS encoding DegT/DnrJ/EryC1/StrS family aminotransferase, which translates into the protein MIPLFDLTRQYGKIRKEVLDAIDQVILDGRVILGPSVEKFEKELAEYLDVKHAIGVANGSDALVISLHAIGIEKGEKVVTTPYTFFATASCIVRNGGIPVFVDVEPDTYNIDLNQVEQVLKKEEIKVVIPVHLFGRTVDFEKLDFLKQKFGVKILEDAAQSIGSEGKIGNIVKKSGTFGDIGIFSFFPTKNLGAYGDAGAIVTNDDQLAERARMLRQHGSKKKYYHEMIGYNSRLDSIHAAILSIKLRHLEEWTQRRIEIAKTYQRLFEEKKLPIKYPKVEEKGYRSHVYHQYVVEFEDEKTRDRVRDHLTKNEIGTALYYPLPLHLQKCFAEYGYKQGDFPVAEKLSKTTLALPIFPELTDEEIQFVVEKISEVL